The DNA segment GCAGCCCCTCGAGCAGCGCGGTCGAGGCGCGCCCGGTGCGTACCCGCGCGAACTCGTGGCGCAGCGACTCCAACGCTTCCTCCATCTGGAGGCGCGCCATCTCAATGACTTCGGCGTGGGCTTCTTCAGCGGCCACTTTGCACCCAGGTCCCGATCGGCTCGCCCATCACGGCCCTTTTTATATTACCGGTCTGGCGCAGGTTAAACACGATGATCGGCAGGTTGTTGTCCATGCACATCGAGATCGCCGTCGAGTCCATCACCTTGAGGCCGCGCTCGAGCAGGTCAAGGTAGGTCAGGTGGTCGAAGCGCCGGGCGCCCGGCTCGCGCAGGGGGTCGCGGTCATAGACCCCATCGACGTGATGGCTGGCCTTGAGGATGACCTCGGCGCCGATCTCCAGCGCGCGCAGGCTGGCCGCGGTGTCGGTGGTGAAGTAGGGATTGCCGGTGCCGGCGGCGAAGATCACCACCCGGCCCTTTTCCAGATGGCGCACCGCGCGGCGGCGGATGTAGGGTTCGCACACCGCCTGCATCGCGATCGCCGAGAGCACGCGGGTGGTGACGCCGGCGCGCTCGAGGGCGTTTTGCAGGGCCAGCGCGTTGATCACCGTGCCCAGCATCCCCATCTGGTCGGCGCTCGCGCGGTCCATCCCGCGCGCCTCGTATTCGCTGCCGCGCAGGATGTTGCCCGCGCCGATCACCATCGCGAGCTGCACCCCGAGCGCGCTTACCTCCTTGATTTCCAGGGCGACCGCGGCGAGCGTGTCGAGGTCGATGCCGCTTGCACCGGCGGGCGCCAGCGCCTGTCCCGACAGCTTGAGCAGCACGCGGCGGAAGCGGGGCTTTTGTGCCGCGCCGCCGACCGCCTCACTCATCGCCCTACCCCTCCTGAGACAGCCGCGCCGGCTACGCGCCGGCGGCCGAGGCGCCGTCGCGCGCCTCGCCGAGCTGGAAGCGCACGAAGCGGCGAATCTCGATCTTTTCGCCGAGCTTGGCCACGTACTCGCCGAGCAGGTCCGTGATGGTGCGGTTGGGGTCGCGCACCCAGGCCTGCTCGTTGAGGCAGACGTCGCGATAGAACTTCTCGAGCTTGCCCTCGACGATCTTTTTGACCACCGCCTCGGGCTTGTCGGCCGCCTGGGCGGCGTAGATCTGGCGCTCCTGTTCGATGACCTCAGGGGGCAGCTCGTCGCGGCTGACCGAGCGCGGGTTGGTCGCCGCGATTTGCATCGCAATCTCCTTGACCAGGGTCTGGAACTCGGGCGTCTTGGCCACGAAATCGGTCTCGCAGTTGACCTCGACCAGCACCCCGAGCTTGCCGCCGGCGTGGATGTAGGCGCCCACCGCGCCCTCGGAGGCGAGCTTGCCCGAGCGCTTGGCAGCCTGCGCGATACCACGTTCGCGCAGCCAGACGACGGCCTTTTCGAGGTCGCCCTTCGCCTCGGCCAGCGCCTTCTTGCAATCCATCACGCCGGCTCCCGTCTTGTCGCGCAGCTCCCTGACCAGGTTTGCGTTGATGTCCATCCCGAATCCGAAATTCCCTGTACGTAGTATTCAAGCTTGCGGCGCCCCGCCACCCGCTTGCGGGGTGCCTCGGGGTGCCGGAAATAATCCTGTGTCTAGACCGACTGGCTGGGCGGCTCGGGACTGGGCGCGCCGTCGGCGCTAGCGCCCAGGTCCTCCTCGCCCTTCTGTCGCTCCTCGGCGAGGCGCTTGCCTTCGAGCACCGCGTCGGCCATCGCCGCCGTGAACAGCTTGATCGCGCGAATGGCGTCGTCGTTGCCCGGGATGCGGTAGGCGATGAGGTCAGGGTCGCAGTTCGTATCGACCACGGCGACGACCGGAATGCCGAGCCGCTTGGCCTCGGCGACCGCGATGTCCTCCTTCTTGGTGTCGATCACCCACAGCGCGTCGGGCAGCTTGCGCATGTTCTTGATCCCGGCCAGATTCGCCATCAGCTTGGCGTGCTCGCGCGCGTTCTCGCTCATCTCCTTCTTGGTCAACGCCTGGATCATCTCGGGGTCGGCCATAATCTCCTCGAGCTTCTTGAGCCGCTCGATGGAGGCGCGGATGGTCTGGAAGTTGGTCAGCATCCCGCCCAGCCAGCGGTTGTTGACATAGAACATCCCGCAGCGTTCGGCCTCCTCACGGACGATGTCCTGGGCCTGTTTCTTGGTGCCGACGAAGAGCAGGGTGCCGCCCTGAGCCGCGAGGTCGCGCACGAAGTCGTAGGCTTCGCGGAACATGCGCACGGTCTGCTGGAGGTCGATGATGTAGATGCCGTTGCGGGCGCCGAAGATGTAGGGCTTCATCTTCGGGTTCCAGCGACTGGTCTGGTGGCCGAAGTGGACCCCAGCCTCCAGGAGCTGTTTCATGCTGATTTCGGTCATAATTCCCCTCTGGCGTCCGCGCGCAGGGGCGCCGCGGGCCGCCTTCAATAATTATCAAGCCACCCGCCGACTTCCTAGCGCGCCGGCCCGCCTAGGCGTTCATCGATTCGAGGAACTCGTCGTTGGTCTTGGTGCCCTGCATTTTGTCGAGCAGGAACTCCATCGCCTCGACCGCGTTGAGCTGCGAGAGCAGCTTGCGCAGGATCCAGACCCGGTTGAGCGTGCTGCGCGGCAGTAGTAGCTCCTCCTTGCGGGTCGAGGAGCGCTGGATGTCGATGGTTGGGAAGATGCGTTTTTCGAGCAGCCGGCGGTCGAGCGCGATCTGCTGGTTGCCGGTGCCCTTGAACTCCTCGAAGATGACCTCGTCCATCCGGCTGCCGGTATCGACCAGGGCGGTGGCGATGATGGTCAGCGAGCCGCCGTCCTCGGTGTTGCGCGCGGCGCCGAAGAACTTCTTGGGCTTGTGCAGCGCGTTGGAATCGACGCCGCCCGAGAGGATCTTGCCCGACGGCGGGACCACCGTGTTATAGGCGCGCGCCAGGCGTGTGATCGAGTCGAGCAGGATAACTACGTCGCGCCCGTGCTCAACCAGCCGGCGCGCCTTCTCGATCACCATCTCGGCCACCTGCACGTGGCGGGTGGCGGGCTCGTCGAAAGTTGAGCTGACCACCTCGCCCTGCACCGAGCGCAGCATATCGGTGACTTCCTCGGGGCGCTCGTCCACCAGCAGCACGATGAGGATAATCTCGGGATGGTTGCGCGCGATCGCCTTGGCGATCGCCTGCAGCATCATGGTCTTGCCGGTGAACGGGGCGGCGACGATCAGCCCGCGCTGGCCCTTGCCGATCGGCGCGACCAGGTCGATTATCCGCGTGGTGTAGTCCTCGCGGTCGTACTCCAGCTTGATCCGCTCCTGCGGGTAGAGCGGAGTGAGGTTGTCGAACAGGATCTTGTCGCGCGCCTTGTCGGGATCCTCGTAGTTGATCGACTCGACCTTGAGCAGCGCGAAGTAGCGCTCACCCTCCTTGGGCGGCCGGATCAGGCCTGAGACGATGTCACCGGTGCGCAGGTTGAACTTCCGGATCTGACTGGGCGAGATGTAGATGTCGTCGGGACCGGGCAGATAATTGTAATCGGGCGCGCGCAGGAAACCGAAGCCGTCGGGCAGAATCTCAAGCACGCCCTCGCCCAGGATCGAGCCATTGCGCGAGGCCTGCGCCTGCAGGATAGAGAAAATCATCTCCTGCTTGCGCATGTTGGTCGCGCCGTCGATGTTGTATTCGCGCGCGATCTGCGCCAGCTCGGTTATCTTGGCGCCCTTGAGCACCTTTAGGTTGAGCGCGCCACCGTCGCTGATGATTCCAGCAGCGTGCCGCTCGGCCGCGCCCGGCGCCTGCGCGCCGCGCGAATGCTGGCTTTCGGGCGCTTCTCCGCCGCTGCCCTCGCCGCCGTTATTACGCGGCTCGGCGTGCTCGGCCGTCGCCCCGTTGGCCTCGCCCATCGTGACGGCCTGGGTGCCGCGCACGTGCGCCTGATGGCCGCCGCGCAGCTCTTCGGCCTGTCCCGAAGCATCACCCCTTGCCCCTCTGCCCTTGCCCATATGCCTTGTCCGCAAAATCGCTGACTCCAATCCTGCTAGAGAACTGCTGACCGAAGAATCAATTCGCCGCCGGCCGCGGCTGCCGCGGCTCTCCCCAAATGGCCGCTCTGCGTCGTGTGGAGCCCCAAGCGAAACCCGAAGCCGGTTCCTCCCGCGAACTCAGGAGCTGGGATGGGGGGCTGCGCCCGGCCTTGGGCGGGTCATTCGACGGCGGCGGCGGGCGATTATCGGATTTGGCCTGCTTCGGCTCAACGCGCAGGTCCTTGAAAATCAGGCTACCGGAGCCCCCTAGGGCTGTCAACGGGCCGCTCTGCAAGCGGGCGGGCGCGCGCGGCGATCCATCGCTCGACCGCCGCGCGGTCAACCGCAACGCCGCGCGCGGCGAGAAAGTCGGCGAAGTCAGCCGGCAACGGGGCGACGAAAGTCAGCCGCGCGCCGGTGCGTGGATGGCTGAGCGTCAGCGCGAGCGCATGCAGCGCCTGACGAGCAAACGGCGCCGCCTCGCCGTCCGTGTGCCGCCCCTGGCGTCCGCCGTAGAGCGGGTCGCCGAGACAGGGATGGCCGATCGAGGCGAGGTGGACACGGATTTGATGGGTGCGGCCGGTCAGTGGACGCACGCCAACCAGCGTTGTCTCGCCCTGTGCGGAAGCCATCCGCGCAAGCACGGCGACTTCGCTTACCGCTTCGCGCCCGCGCGCCGAGCGTACCGACATCCGCTTACGCTCGACCGGATGGCGTCCAATGGGGCGCGCGATCAGAAAGCGCTCACGGGCGACGCGCCCACGCACAATCGCCAGATACAGCTTGTCCACCGAACGTTCCTTGAACTGGCGCGCGAGCTCCATGCGCGCATACGGCGTGCGCGCGACCGCCATCACGCCCGTAGTGCCCTTGTCGAGGCGATGCACGATACCGGGGCGCATCACGCCGTCCGCCTCCGCCATCACGGCCATCTCGGGAAAGCGCGCGAGCAGTGCGTCCACCAGCGTGCCGCCCGGATGGCCAGGCGCGGGATGCACCGTCATTGCGCCAGGCTTGTTGACCACCACCAGCTCGTCGTCGGCGAAGAGCACGTCGATATCCGGCGCGGCGGCCGTGTCGCGTGCAGACGGCGGCGCGATCGGTTCGGGCGGGTTCAGGATTTCGACCCTGTCGCCCGGGCGCACGATATCGGCGGCGCGGCCCGGCGCGCGGTTGAGCCGCACAAGGCCCGCCTTGATCATGCGGGCGGCCTGCGAGCGCGAGTGCTCGACACCGAGCGCGGCGGCGACGAAGACGTCGAGCCGCATGCGCGGCTGCCCGGGCGCTGCCGTCACCGTGCGCGGAGCCACGGCGCGATTATAGCAGCCGCAGATGTCTCAGAGCCGGTAGGGCAGCGGATGCGCCGCCTCGTAGGCGGCGATGTCCTTCTCGTGGACCAGGGTCAGCGCGACGTCGTCGAGTCCTTCGAGCAGGCACTTCTTGGCGAAGGGGTCGATGTCGAAGTGAGCCGACCATCCGAACTGGTCGGAGGCCTTCTGCGCGGCGAGATCGACCGTCAGCGAGTAACCTTCGTGCTGCTTGATCGCCTGAAAGATAGCTTCGACCTCTTCGGGCTTGAGCACGATTGCGAGCACGCCGTTTTTCAGACAGTTGTTGCGGAAGATGTCAGCGAACGACGGCGCGATCACGACCTTGAAGCCGAAGTCGGCAAGCGCCCACACCGCATGCTCACGCGAGCTGCCGCATCCGAAGTTGGCCCGCGCGACGAGGATCGAGGCGCCTTTGAAGCGCGGCTGGTCGAGTACGTAGTCTTTGTCGGGTTGGTTGCGCCAGTCGTAGAAGAGCCCCTTGCCCAGCCCGCTGCGCACCACGGCCTTGAGAAACTGCTTGGGGATTACCTGGTCGGTGTCGACGTTGGCACGATCCATCGGGGCGACCAGACCGGTGAAACTCTTGAACGGCTGCATCAGCGTCCTGCTCGGGAGCGAGGGTTTTCGCTCGGCGCCACCAGCGCCTGCGATTCGCTCCGCGCGGATCGAAATATCACAAACTCGCCCGCGATGCAGAAGGGCAGACAACCGCACCAAGCACGGCCTAAGAGACCGCGCTTCCGGGTTGGCACCACCGCGTACACGCCGCTGTCCGGCGGTGCGCGCTTGTCTGAATTGCTCGGCGGCCGCCCCGGCCTAGGCGGCAGCCGAGTCGTGGGCGACGTTCGCGCTTTCGTTCTCAGGCTGTCCGGGCGCAAAGGCGCGCGACAGTTCGACGAAGCGGCGCTGCAACGACTTGGCCGGCTCGAACGCCTTGATCAGGTGGACCAGCTGGTCCTGGAACGCGGTCGCCGGTTCCATCGCCGCCGCCAGCTCGACGAGCTGCGCCTGGAAGGCGCTCGCCACTTTCTGGAGCTGGCTCTGGAAAGCTCGCATCGGCTCAAAGCGACTGGCGAGGTTTTCCAGATGGCCGTGGAAACTCTTTATCGGCTCGAAGGCCGCCGCCACGTCCGCCAGCTCCTCCTGGAACTTGCGGATCGGTTCGAAGACGTCCGCCAGCTGGGCGAGTTGGCCCATCGGTTCCAGTACCTTGGCCAGCCGCGCCAGCGTGTCCTGCGCCGAGCGCATCGGCTCGAACACCTTGGCCACCGCCTGGTCGGGTTGAAGGGTGATGAATGACTCGTCCAACTCCCTGCCTCCTCTAGCGTGTGAGTTGCCCATCAGCGTTGACTCCCTATCGCTCTCAGCATTTGAATAGCGCTTCCTCACCCGTGCTCGGCTGGTCTCATCCGCGCCCGCCCTCTGCACGCCCGCGGGGTTTGGGGGAGCCGGATGCTTAGCCGCACGCAGCCCTGGCTTATGTCCCGGCGGCAGCCCCCGCGCTGCCTTGAACAGCAAAGGCCATCTGGGGCCAACTCAAGTTTGTGCCGAACAGCAAAGCCGCCTTAAGATGAGCCCGTAACTAGTTCAGTGGCACAATCCGGGCAAGCTCCCCTTCGCACATCTATCCACTGCCTGGTCCGCCGTCCGGTGAGCGTAAAGCGCCGCCGGTGCCTGCTTGTTACCGCGCGCGCGCGGGTTTAGACTTCGCGTCGTGGCGCCCAGGCCTCAGCCGATACCGGACGGGGACGAAGGTCTGAATCGCTGTCGCGCCCTGCGAAACCTTCGATCCTGCGCGCCGGAGGCAGCCCGATGAGCAGCCCCGAGCAGCCAGGCGACGGCAATCCCGAGGCGACGATTGGCCGCTTTCGCGCGGCCGTCGAGCGGCTGAAAGACGCCGCTTCCGAGCCTGCAAGCGGGCGTCCGGAGGCGGCGCAGAGCGCGCCCGAGCCGTCGGCGGCGGTGCCCAGGGAGATCGCGGCTGAGCGTTTCGTGCTGGTCGATAGCGCCGGGAACGAGCGGGCCAGGCTGGCTCTGGGAGCCAACGAGATGCCGTCGCTCGCGCTGTGCGACGCGCGCGGACGAGTCCGCGCCGAGATTCGGCTGGCGGCCAACGGCGCACCCTCGGTGGTGCTATACGACGGCGCGCGCCGGCGGCGGATCGAAGTTGCGCTGCGCCCCGACGGTGCGGCCGGCCTCGGCCTTTACGACGAGGCGGGCGAGGGGCGTGCCGAGCTGATGGTCTCGCCGAGCGGCACGCCCGCGCTTTCGCTGTTCGGCGCCAACGGGCGGCGCGTCACGCGCCTGCCAGGCAAGCGCGATCCCTGATTCAGGCGGGAGCGCGGGTTGTTAACCGCAAGTGGACAAGCTGTTGATACACGGCACGCGAAACTCGACGTCAACAACTCGACGGCTCGTTTAGCGCGGCGGCCATTCGCGCACGTCCACGAAATGGCCCGCGATCGCGGCCGCCGCCGCCATCGCCGGGCTCACCAGGTGAGTGCGGCCGCCCTTGCCCTGGCGTCCCTCGAAGTTGCGGTTCGAAGTGCTCGCGCATCGCTCGCCCGGCTTGAGGATGTCCGGGTTCATCCCGAGACACATGCTGCATCCCGACTCGCGCCATTCGAAGCCGGCGTCGAGGAAAACGCGATCCAAGCCGAGTTTTTCCGCCTCGGCCTTGACCTGCTGCGACCCCGGCACCACCATCGCATGCACGCCCTTGGCGAGCTTGCGCCCGCGCACCACTTCGGCGGCCGCGCGAAGGTCGCTGATACGCGAGTTGGTGCATGAGCCGATGAAGACGCGGTCGATCCGGATGTCCTGGATCGGCGTGCCCGGGCGCAACCCCATGTACTCCAGCGCGCGCGCGGCGCCTTGGCGCTCGGTGACACTCGCGAAGCTTGCGGGGTCGGGCACTTTGCCGGTGACCTCGACCACCATCCCGGGGTTCGTACCCCACGTCACCTGCGGCGCGAACGAGGCCGCGTCGAACTTGACGCTGCGATCGAAGCGCGCGCCCGGGTCGGTGCGGAATTCCAGCCAGCGCGCGGCCGCCCGCTCGAACTCTGCGCCCACAGGCACGTAGCGCCGTCCGCGCAGATATTCGACCGTCTTGTCATCGGCCGCGACCATTCCGGCGCGCGCCCCCGCCTCGATCGACATGTTGCACACGGTCATTCGCTCTTCCATCGAGAGCGCCTCGACCGCCGAGCCGCGGTACTCGACGACGTGCCCGGTGCCGCCGTCGGTGGTGATGCGACCGATGATGCCGAGGATCAGGTCCTTTGCGCTCACGCCCGGCCTCAGCGCGCCGTCAACCCGAATCTCCATTGTGCGGGGCTTCATCTGCCACAGGCACTGGGTGGCGAGCACGTGTTCGACCTCGCTGGTGCCGATGCCGAAGGCGAGCGCGCCCATCGCCCCGTGCGTCGCGGTATGGCTGTCGCCGCATACGATCGTCATCCCGGGCTGCGAAAGTCCCAGCTCGGGGCCGATGACGTGCACGATCCCCTGCTCCGTCGCGCCGAGGTCGAACAGGCGCACGCCGAACTCGCGGCAATTGGCCCGCAGCGTCTGCACCTGCAACGCGGATTCGGCATCCGCGATCGGCTTGGAGCGGTCGGTGGTGGGAACGTTATGGTCCTGGGTGGCGAAGGTGCGGTCCACCGCGCGCACGCGCCGGCCGTTGGCGCGCAGCGCCTCGAAGGCCTGCGGCGAGGTCACCTCGTGCACGAGGTGGAGATCGATGTAGAGCAGGGCGGGCTCGCCGGGCTGCTCGCGAACGATATGGTTGCGCCAGATTTTCTCGAAAAGCGTCTCGGCCATAACGAAAAGCGCCTCTGTCGTCGTAACGGATGGAGCTAGCATTATGCCGCGCCGCCGCTCGCCGTCAAACCTGGGCGGCTGGACGCTCGTCCGCCGGCGTGCGCGATGCCCCTGCCGCGGCACGAGATGCTAGCCTTTCCTCAAAGGCGCTGCCCGATTTCGCCGCGCGAACGTCCGCCGATGCGCACGCACCTGCTCCAGAGCCTGCTCCTGTACGCAATTGCCGGCGTCATCGTGTGGGCGGTCGCACGCGGGGTGTCGTGGCGCGAAGTCGCCGAGGCCGCCGAGCGCGCCAACCCCTGGATGCTGATTAGCGCGAGCCTGATTGGCTTCGCTGGCTGGTTCGCGGGCGAGACCCTGTTGTACTCGCGACTGTTCACCTACTTCCATCGCCGAACCACCTTTGCCGAACTGCTGCCGAGCGTGGCTGCGGTCTATTTCCTCCAGGTCGTCAATTCGCTGGTGGCGAGCAGCGCCTTTGCGCTGTTCCTACATACGCGCGAGCGCGTGGGATGGATCACCTCGGGATGCACGCTGATGTTCCAGGCCTACGTCGATCTGATCCTGCTCGCGATGCTCTCGATCATTGCGATCGCGCTGGTGCCCGACACGCCGATGCGTCCGGGGCTCGACTACGCCGCCGTCGTGCTGGGCGCGTTCTGCCTGATCGCGGCGCTGTGGCTGTTCTGGGAGCCGCAGGGCACGGGGTGGGCGCGCTGGCTGTACGAGCGGCCGGCGATGGTGAGCTTTCGCACCGCGCGCCCGTGGCATTACGTGCGGCTGATGGGGATACGGCTGGGGATTTTCGTGTGCGCCGGGTTCGCGCTCTACGGCCAGTTCCGCGCCTTCCATCTCGCAGTGCCGCTGGTACAGGTGCTCGCGCTGACCCCGTTCGTGATGGCGGTGGGCAACGCGCCGCTCTCGCCTGCCGGGATCGGCACCACCCAGTTCGTTTTCGAGGTCGGCTTCGCGCGGTTTGCCACGCGCGAGGACCTGATGGCGGTGTCGCTGGCGGTGACCGCGCTGAATTTTCTGTTTCGCGTGCCGATGGCGCTCGCCTCGGGCGGATCGTTGATCGACGAGATCGCGCAGGTCTCGCGCGAATTCAGGGGCCGGGGCCTGCTCAGCGGAGACGGTTGAGCCGCGCGGGGCTGGCTGGGGTCGCTACTTGATACGATGGGTGGGCGTGGCGCGTTCGGCGCGGGCGAGTCCGCGCGTCACCGCCTCTTCGCCGAAGCGCTCGCTTATCCGGTCGAGCGCGCGGTTGAGCCGGTCGCGGCGCGCGGCGCGCTCGGCCGAGCGATCGAACAGCCCGAGCTGCGGCGCCGCCGCGCTCTCGTCGCGCACCAGGTTGTGCACCTGCACTCCCGCAAGCCGCACCCGCTCGCGTTCGCGCACCCGAGCGAGCAACGCCCGCGCGACGCCCGCGACCTCGGCGCCGTCGTCAGTGGGCGCTTCGAGCGACTGGCTGCGGGTCAGGATGGGGTAGCGTCCCTGGCCGAGCGGGCGCGCCAGCTTGAGCTTGAGCGTCACTGTGCGCGCGCGCACGCAGTCGGCGCGCAGGCGCCGCCCGATCGCGTCGGAGTGCGCGACCAGCACGCGCGCAAGCTCCAGCGAGTCCAGCGCGAGGTCGTGCTCGAAGGTGCTCTCCTCCCCGTAGGACTTGCGCTCGTAGTTTGCGATCACCGGTCGCGTGTCGTGGCCGAGCGCGAGCTCGTGCAGCTGCGGCCCGACCGCACCGAACATCGCGCGCAGCCGCGCGACTTCGGCGCGCGCGAGGTCGCCGATGGTCAAGACACCCGCCCGATGCATCCGCGCGAGCGTCACCCGCCCCACGCCCCACAGCCGCTCGACCGGCAGCGGCTCGAGGAAGGCGACCAGCTCGTCGGGCCCGACGCACAGGAGGCCGTCGGGCTTGGAGAGGTCGCTCAGGATCTTCGCCCCCATCTTGGTCGGCGCGATCCCGACCGAAATCACCAGCCCGGTGGCCTCGCGCACGCGCCGCTTGAGTGCTCGCCCGGCCTCGAGCGGCGAGATGAACAGGCGATGCGTTCCGGTCAGCTCGAGAAAAGCCTCGTCGAGCGAAAGCGGCTCGACGATCGGACTGAACTCGCCGAACACCGCGCGCACCGTGCGCGAAACCTCCGCGTAGCGCGACATCCGGCCGGCCACGAAGGTGCCGTGCGGGCAAAGCCGATGGGCCTCGGCTGCCGGCATCGCCGAGCGCACGCCGAAGCGGCGCGCCTCGTAGGAAGCCGAGGTCACCACCCCGCGCCGGCTGCGCCCGCCGACGATCACGGGCAGCCCGCGCAGCTCGGGATTATCGAGCTGCTCGACCGAGGCATAGAAGGCGTCCATGTCCGCGTGCGCGATCACGCGCGGCCATCCGGCAAAGCTCGCTGCCCCGGGCGGCGCCTGGCCGCCGCGCGCGCTCATCGGGGCGTCGCTCCCGGCGTCGCGAACACGCGCTGCGCGGCGCGCTCGCCGCTCGCGATACAGTCGGGAATGCCGACGCCGTCGAGCGCCGCGCCGCACAGCGCAAGCGCCGGCAGCGCCGCCGCCGCGCGCTCGATCGCGGCCGCGCGCTCGCGATGGCCGACGGTGTACTGCGGCATCGAATCCGGCCATCGGGCGACATGCGTCCACATCGGCTTCGCGCGCACACCCAGCAGCGCCCGCAACTCCGCGCCCGCGGTCTCGACCATCGCGGCGTCGTCCAACGCCATCATCTCGCGCTGGAGCGCGCCGCCGAGGAAGACGCGCACCAGAAGCGTGCCGGCGGGAGCGCGCCCGGCGAACTTGAGGCTGGTGAAGCTCGCCGCAATGATGTTGCGCCGCTCGACGCTGGGCACGACGAAGCCGAAACTCTGCGGCGCGGCCGGGAACTCGCTCTCGCGATAGGCGAGGTTGACCACCGCCGCCGACGCGTACTCGATTCGGCCAAGACCGCGGGCAAGCTCGGCCGAATGCGGCGCCAGCAGGCGCGCCGCGCCGGGCGCCGGCAGCGCCAGGACAACCGCATCGGCATCCAGCCGCGCGCCGTCGGTGGTCACAACGCGCCATCGCGCCGCGCCGTCGCCGCGCTCCAACGCGACGGCCTCGACGCCCTGCCGCACGCTCTCGCCGAGCCGCCGCGCGAGCGCATCGACCAGCGTCTGGATGCCGCCGCGAAAGGTCTGGAACAGGCTCCATCGCGCGCCGCTGGTGCCGCGCGCGGATAAGCCCTGGCCGCGTGCGGCCTTGCGCAGGCCGATAATCACGCTGCCATAGCGGCGCTCCATCTCGGCGAACCGCGGCAGCGTGGCGTGCAGGCTCAGCCGCTCGGGGTCGGCGGTGTAGATTCCGCCGGCGAGCGGCTGCGCGATGCGCTCGAGCACTTCGCGACCGAGCCGGCGGCGGACGAAGCAGGCGAGGCTCTCGTCGCCGGGCGCGCGGCG comes from the Candidatus Binataceae bacterium genome and includes:
- the pyrH gene encoding UMP kinase; this translates as MSEAVGGAAQKPRFRRVLLKLSGQALAPAGASGIDLDTLAAVALEIKEVSALGVQLAMVIGAGNILRGSEYEARGMDRASADQMGMLGTVINALALQNALERAGVTTRVLSAIAMQAVCEPYIRRRAVRHLEKGRVVIFAAGTGNPYFTTDTAASLRALEIGAEVILKASHHVDGVYDRDPLREPGARRFDHLTYLDLLERGLKVMDSTAISMCMDNNLPIIVFNLRQTGNIKRAVMGEPIGTWVQSGR
- the tsf gene encoding translation elongation factor Ts, producing the protein MDINANLVRELRDKTGAGVMDCKKALAEAKGDLEKAVVWLRERGIAQAAKRSGKLASEGAVGAYIHAGGKLGVLVEVNCETDFVAKTPEFQTLVKEIAMQIAATNPRSVSRDELPPEVIEQERQIYAAQAADKPEAVVKKIVEGKLEKFYRDVCLNEQAWVRDPNRTITDLLGEYVAKLGEKIEIRRFVRFQLGEARDGASAAGA
- the rpsB gene encoding 30S ribosomal protein S2, with the translated sequence MKQLLEAGVHFGHQTSRWNPKMKPYIFGARNGIYIIDLQQTVRMFREAYDFVRDLAAQGGTLLFVGTKKQAQDIVREEAERCGMFYVNNRWLGGMLTNFQTIRASIERLKKLEEIMADPEMIQALTKKEMSENAREHAKLMANLAGIKNMRKLPDALWVIDTKKEDIAVAEAKRLGIPVVAVVDTNCDPDLIAYRIPGNDDAIRAIKLFTAAMADAVLEGKRLAEERQKGEEDLGASADGAPSPEPPSQSV
- the rho gene encoding transcription termination factor Rho, translating into MGKGRGARGDASGQAEELRGGHQAHVRGTQAVTMGEANGATAEHAEPRNNGGEGSGGEAPESQHSRGAQAPGAAERHAAGIISDGGALNLKVLKGAKITELAQIAREYNIDGATNMRKQEMIFSILQAQASRNGSILGEGVLEILPDGFGFLRAPDYNYLPGPDDIYISPSQIRKFNLRTGDIVSGLIRPPKEGERYFALLKVESINYEDPDKARDKILFDNLTPLYPQERIKLEYDREDYTTRIIDLVAPIGKGQRGLIVAAPFTGKTMMLQAIAKAIARNHPEIILIVLLVDERPEEVTDMLRSVQGEVVSSTFDEPATRHVQVAEMVIEKARRLVEHGRDVVILLDSITRLARAYNTVVPPSGKILSGGVDSNALHKPKKFFGAARNTEDGGSLTIIATALVDTGSRMDEVIFEEFKGTGNQQIALDRRLLEKRIFPTIDIQRSSTRKEELLLPRSTLNRVWILRKLLSQLNAVEAMEFLLDKMQGTKTNDEFLESMNA
- a CDS encoding RluA family pseudouridine synthase translates to MRLDVFVAAALGVEHSRSQAARMIKAGLVRLNRAPGRAADIVRPGDRVEILNPPEPIAPPSARDTAAAPDIDVLFADDELVVVNKPGAMTVHPAPGHPGGTLVDALLARFPEMAVMAEADGVMRPGIVHRLDKGTTGVMAVARTPYARMELARQFKERSVDKLYLAIVRGRVARERFLIARPIGRHPVERKRMSVRSARGREAVSEVAVLARMASAQGETTLVGVRPLTGRTHQIRVHLASIGHPCLGDPLYGGRQGRHTDGEAAPFARQALHALALTLSHPRTGARLTFVAPLPADFADFLAARGVAVDRAAVERWIAARARPLAERPVDSPRGLR
- the leuD gene encoding 3-isopropylmalate dehydratase small subunit — protein: MQPFKSFTGLVAPMDRANVDTDQVIPKQFLKAVVRSGLGKGLFYDWRNQPDKDYVLDQPRFKGASILVARANFGCGSSREHAVWALADFGFKVVIAPSFADIFRNNCLKNGVLAIVLKPEEVEAIFQAIKQHEGYSLTVDLAAQKASDQFGWSAHFDIDPFAKKCLLEGLDDVALTLVHEKDIAAYEAAHPLPYRL
- the leuC gene encoding 3-isopropylmalate dehydratase large subunit — translated: MAETLFEKIWRNHIVREQPGEPALLYIDLHLVHEVTSPQAFEALRANGRRVRAVDRTFATQDHNVPTTDRSKPIADAESALQVQTLRANCREFGVRLFDLGATEQGIVHVIGPELGLSQPGMTIVCGDSHTATHGAMGALAFGIGTSEVEHVLATQCLWQMKPRTMEIRVDGALRPGVSAKDLILGIIGRITTDGGTGHVVEYRGSAVEALSMEERMTVCNMSIEAGARAGMVAADDKTVEYLRGRRYVPVGAEFERAAARWLEFRTDPGARFDRSVKFDAASFAPQVTWGTNPGMVVEVTGKVPDPASFASVTERQGAARALEYMGLRPGTPIQDIRIDRVFIGSCTNSRISDLRAAAEVVRGRKLAKGVHAMVVPGSQQVKAEAEKLGLDRVFLDAGFEWRESGCSMCLGMNPDILKPGERCASTSNRNFEGRQGKGGRTHLVSPAMAAAAAIAGHFVDVREWPPR
- a CDS encoding lysylphosphatidylglycerol synthase transmembrane domain-containing protein → MPLPRHEMLAFPQRRCPISPRERPPMRTHLLQSLLLYAIAGVIVWAVARGVSWREVAEAAERANPWMLISASLIGFAGWFAGETLLYSRLFTYFHRRTTFAELLPSVAAVYFLQVVNSLVASSAFALFLHTRERVGWITSGCTLMFQAYVDLILLAMLSIIAIALVPDTPMRPGLDYAAVVLGAFCLIAALWLFWEPQGTGWARWLYERPAMVSFRTARPWHYVRLMGIRLGIFVCAGFALYGQFRAFHLAVPLVQVLALTPFVMAVGNAPLSPAGIGTTQFVFEVGFARFATREDLMAVSLAVTALNFLFRVPMALASGGSLIDEIAQVSREFRGRGLLSGDG